From Halosolutus amylolyticus, a single genomic window includes:
- a CDS encoding helix-turn-helix transcriptional regulator translates to MVSTTQTGVGISIASIHSRDPIGMVSAPSYHSEVDAIAIPAIGSRIGIHSGGPLSWMQPLRAASIWEVTMVAVLFLLVSGLVGIRLADMLSERDVGVASIPLPTQATTESDESTDSRTDDHLGYERYLSPETPPELLSDEGKVVRLLVANQGRIRQHQIADETGWSKSKVSRICSQMDADGTIEKSSVGRENVITLAESDPDDETRSEEVENPLP, encoded by the coding sequence ATGGTGTCCACTACCCAGACCGGAGTCGGAATCTCGATCGCGTCGATCCACAGCAGAGACCCGATTGGCATGGTTTCCGCTCCGAGCTACCACTCCGAAGTAGACGCGATCGCAATCCCGGCGATCGGTTCCAGGATCGGCATCCACTCCGGTGGACCGTTGTCCTGGATGCAACCGCTCCGTGCGGCATCGATCTGGGAAGTCACCATGGTCGCGGTTCTGTTCCTGCTCGTCAGCGGACTCGTCGGAATCCGTCTCGCGGATATGCTGTCGGAACGTGACGTCGGGGTCGCGTCGATTCCGCTGCCCACGCAGGCGACGACTGAATCGGACGAGAGCACCGACTCACGCACCGACGATCACCTGGGATACGAACGGTACCTCTCGCCCGAGACGCCACCGGAACTTCTGAGCGACGAAGGGAAAGTGGTCCGACTGCTCGTCGCGAACCAGGGTCGCATTCGCCAGCACCAGATCGCCGACGAGACCGGCTGGTCGAAGTCGAAGGTCAGCAGGATCTGCTCACAGATGGACGCCGACGGCACGATCGAGAAGTCGTCGGTCGGGAGGGAGAACGTCATCACCCTCGCCGAGAGCGACCCGGACGATGAGACGCGGTCGGAGGAGGTCGAGAACCCGCTTCCATAG
- a CDS encoding carboxypeptidase regulatory-like domain-containing protein codes for MRRNVRHNRAKSRSIQTSVQVLLTVSGIVLLLAGLTLAASGASVGGALGSVSDEWDGSDSGDDVDGADDIPDDADGSDDANETDDADGSDDANETDDADGSDDANETDDADGSDDANETDSGDQDDGPGEDGSGDDGTDSDGNETDGDDGGNETDDDGPHTLTVIVEDDDGNAIDDATVEVDVAFGTTEERDVDVDGEAEFELEDGRYTVTGTADGYADTSEQVEIDGDDETVTLTLESTDDGADDGTSTLTTIVEDDDGNAIDNATVEVQEDSLFGSSEERDVDGDGEAEFELEDGDYTVTATAEGYDESTTDVTIDGDDETITLTLKES; via the coding sequence ATGCGCCGTAACGTCCGACACAATCGTGCGAAGTCGCGATCGATTCAGACCAGCGTCCAGGTGTTGCTCACCGTCAGCGGAATCGTCCTCCTGCTGGCCGGACTCACGCTCGCCGCGAGTGGCGCGTCCGTCGGCGGGGCGCTCGGGTCGGTGAGCGACGAATGGGACGGTTCGGATTCGGGCGACGACGTGGACGGAGCGGACGACATACCCGACGACGCGGACGGGAGCGACGACGCGAACGAGACTGACGACGCGGACGGGAGCGACGACGCGAACGAGACTGACGACGCGGACGGGAGCGACGACGCGAACGAGACTGACGACGCGGACGGGAGCGACGACGCGAACGAGACCGATAGTGGCGATCAGGACGACGGACCCGGAGAGGACGGCTCCGGGGACGACGGCACCGACTCCGACGGTAACGAGACCGACGGCGACGACGGCGGAAACGAGACCGACGACGACGGACCGCATACGCTGACGGTGATCGTCGAAGACGACGACGGCAACGCGATCGACGACGCCACCGTCGAGGTCGACGTCGCGTTCGGCACGACCGAGGAGCGAGACGTCGACGTCGACGGCGAAGCCGAGTTCGAACTCGAGGACGGCCGGTACACCGTCACGGGGACTGCGGACGGCTACGCCGACACGAGCGAGCAGGTCGAGATCGACGGCGACGACGAGACGGTCACGCTGACGCTCGAATCGACCGACGACGGCGCCGACGATGGCACCTCAACGCTGACCACGATCGTCGAAGACGACGACGGCAATGCGATCGACAACGCGACCGTCGAAGTCCAGGAAGACAGCCTCTTCGGCTCGAGCGAGGAGCGAGACGTCGACGGCGACGGCGAAGCCGAGTTCGAACTCGAGGACGGCGACTACACGGTGACGGCGACCGCGGAGGGCTACGACGAGTCGACGACCGACGTCACGATCGACGGCGACGACGAGACGATCACGCTGACCCTCAAGGAAAGCTGA
- a CDS encoding nucleotide sugar dehydrogenase, translating to MTTTFSDKKTRDDDREHDRYELDTNDGGTALEHVEEPSTREATICVVGLGYVGLPLAVGFAQSEYRVLGYDVDETTVGRLQAGIDTTGDLSDEAIQDGDISYTTDASVIGEADYVVITVPTPIDDDDRPDLSYVESAGATVGSKMTPGTTVVLESTVYPGSTREVLVPALEEASDLVAGKDFFVGYSPERATPGDPEHGLEDVVKVVSAQNETVLDDVATLYESIVDAGVHRAPSIEVAEACKVVENAQRDLNIAFVNELSMAFDEMGVDAQAVLEAAGTKWNFHDYRPGLVGGHCIPVDPYFLAYRSERDGYDPELVRKSRQVNESVPDHVADMTIKALNRCHKTLRDSRVLVLGLSYKPGVGDIRSSKVDEVVDALSEYDVDVAGFDPFADDDAVRDAFGIEVQETLSFEGFDAVLLATPHAEFGELDLGAVAAELESNPALIDVAGTYEEADAVDAGFVYRRL from the coding sequence ATGACCACGACATTCAGCGACAAGAAGACGCGAGACGACGATCGAGAGCACGACCGGTACGAACTCGACACGAACGACGGGGGAACCGCCCTCGAACACGTCGAGGAACCGTCCACACGCGAGGCGACGATCTGCGTCGTCGGGCTCGGCTACGTCGGACTGCCCCTCGCAGTCGGCTTCGCGCAGTCGGAGTACCGCGTGCTCGGGTACGACGTCGACGAGACGACCGTCGGACGACTGCAGGCGGGGATCGACACGACCGGCGACCTCTCCGACGAGGCGATCCAGGACGGGGACATCTCCTACACCACCGACGCGAGCGTGATCGGCGAGGCCGACTACGTCGTCATCACCGTGCCGACGCCGATCGACGACGACGATCGGCCGGACCTGAGCTACGTCGAGAGCGCGGGGGCCACCGTCGGCTCGAAGATGACCCCCGGGACGACGGTCGTCCTCGAGTCGACCGTCTACCCGGGGTCGACGCGCGAGGTGCTCGTCCCGGCCCTCGAGGAGGCGTCCGATCTCGTCGCGGGCAAGGACTTCTTCGTCGGTTACTCGCCGGAACGCGCCACGCCGGGCGATCCCGAGCACGGCCTCGAAGACGTCGTCAAGGTCGTCAGCGCGCAGAACGAGACGGTGCTCGACGACGTGGCGACGCTGTACGAGTCGATCGTCGACGCGGGCGTCCACCGCGCGCCCTCGATCGAGGTCGCGGAGGCGTGCAAGGTGGTCGAGAACGCCCAGCGCGACCTCAACATCGCGTTCGTCAACGAACTGTCGATGGCGTTCGACGAGATGGGCGTCGACGCACAGGCGGTCCTCGAGGCGGCGGGTACGAAGTGGAACTTCCACGACTACCGGCCCGGCCTCGTCGGCGGCCACTGCATTCCGGTGGACCCATACTTCCTCGCGTACCGATCGGAACGGGACGGCTACGATCCGGAACTCGTCCGGAAGAGCCGGCAGGTCAACGAGTCGGTGCCCGACCACGTCGCGGACATGACGATCAAGGCGCTCAACCGCTGTCACAAGACGCTCCGGGACAGCCGCGTGCTGGTCCTCGGACTGTCGTACAAACCGGGCGTCGGGGACATTCGCAGTTCGAAGGTCGACGAGGTCGTCGACGCACTCTCCGAGTACGACGTCGACGTCGCGGGATTCGACCCGTTCGCCGACGACGACGCGGTCCGGGATGCGTTCGGCATCGAGGTCCAGGAGACGCTCTCGTTCGAGGGATTCGACGCGGTACTGCTCGCGACCCCGCACGCCGAGTTCGGGGAGCTGGATCTCGGAGCCGTGGCCGCCGAACTCGAATCGAACCCCGCACTGATCGACGTCGCCGGCACCTACGAGGAGGCCGACGCCGTCGATGCCGGATTCGTCTACCGGAGGTTGTGA
- the glmS gene encoding glutamine--fructose-6-phosphate transaminase (isomerizing), with the protein MCGIIARIGQGEAAETLLSGLENLEYRGYDSAGIAVQNGSGVKVHKTSGEVSDLKSSLDTRPHGNMGIGHTRWSTHGPPTDENAHPHTDTAGDVAVVHNGVIDNYDELRTELGEKGHEFESDTDTEVIPHLIDEYLGTVDDTEEAVRRAVDTLDGSYAIAAIVDGEERVYAARKGSPLVLGLDEAEWYLASDVPAFLDHTDEVIYLEDGDLVVLEPDSYRITDLAGNPVDRPVDTVDWDPEDAGKGGYDHYMLKEIHGQPTALSNTIEGRIDDGDVALDALSPGTFEDVETVQFVACGTSYHAAMYGAQLLRAADVRTDVLRASEYDSMAGPVDEDTLVVAVTQSGETADTLDALRTGADRGARTLAVTNVVGSTAAREADDAVYIRAGPEVGVAATKTYSSQAVTLALLTQRIAGDVPDATPHGDRAAMLETLADLPQQVETVLETTDAEALAEEFLDSQSYFFIGNGLGHSVALEGALKFKEITYEHAEGFASGQLKHGPLALVTEASPVIAVSTGSDDDKTRTNAIEAQSRGAPIVAVGPDDHPLVDVADAHLSVPETHPVWAGLLANVQLQLLSYHAAKLLDRPIDKPRNLAKSVTVE; encoded by the coding sequence ATGTGCGGAATCATCGCCCGCATCGGCCAGGGTGAGGCGGCGGAGACGCTACTGTCGGGACTGGAGAACCTCGAGTACCGCGGCTACGACTCGGCGGGGATCGCCGTCCAGAACGGCTCGGGCGTCAAGGTCCACAAGACGTCCGGCGAGGTCTCGGACCTCAAGTCCTCGCTCGACACCCGGCCCCACGGGAACATGGGGATCGGACACACCCGCTGGAGTACGCACGGGCCGCCGACGGACGAGAACGCCCACCCGCACACGGACACCGCGGGCGACGTCGCCGTCGTCCACAACGGCGTCATCGACAACTACGACGAACTCCGGACGGAACTCGGCGAGAAGGGCCACGAGTTCGAGAGCGACACCGACACGGAGGTCATCCCGCACCTCATCGACGAGTACCTGGGGACGGTCGACGACACCGAGGAAGCGGTTCGGCGAGCCGTCGACACCCTCGACGGGAGCTACGCCATCGCCGCGATCGTCGACGGCGAGGAGCGGGTCTACGCGGCTCGGAAGGGCTCCCCGCTCGTGCTCGGTCTCGACGAGGCGGAGTGGTATCTCGCCAGTGACGTGCCCGCGTTCCTCGATCACACCGACGAGGTAATCTACCTCGAGGACGGCGACCTCGTCGTCCTCGAACCCGACTCCTACCGGATCACCGACCTCGCGGGGAACCCGGTCGATCGTCCCGTCGACACCGTCGACTGGGATCCCGAAGACGCGGGGAAAGGCGGGTACGACCACTACATGCTGAAGGAGATCCACGGCCAGCCCACCGCCCTCTCGAACACGATCGAGGGGCGGATCGACGACGGTGACGTGGCGCTCGACGCGCTGTCACCGGGGACGTTCGAAGACGTCGAGACCGTCCAGTTCGTCGCCTGCGGAACGTCGTACCACGCGGCGATGTACGGCGCACAGCTGTTGCGGGCGGCGGACGTCCGGACGGACGTCCTCCGCGCGAGCGAGTACGACTCGATGGCCGGCCCCGTCGACGAGGACACGCTCGTCGTCGCGGTCACCCAGAGCGGCGAGACCGCTGACACGCTCGACGCGCTCCGGACGGGTGCCGATCGGGGCGCACGAACGCTCGCGGTCACGAACGTGGTCGGGTCGACGGCGGCGCGCGAAGCCGACGACGCGGTCTACATCCGGGCGGGCCCGGAGGTCGGCGTCGCCGCGACGAAGACCTACTCCTCGCAGGCGGTCACGCTCGCGTTGCTCACCCAGCGCATCGCCGGGGACGTGCCGGACGCGACGCCCCACGGGGATCGCGCCGCGATGCTCGAGACCCTCGCGGACCTGCCCCAGCAGGTCGAGACCGTCCTCGAGACCACCGACGCCGAGGCCCTCGCGGAGGAGTTTCTCGACAGCCAGTCGTACTTCTTCATCGGGAACGGCCTCGGTCACTCGGTGGCGCTCGAGGGGGCGCTGAAGTTCAAGGAGATCACCTACGAACACGCGGAGGGCTTCGCGTCCGGTCAGCTCAAACACGGCCCGCTCGCCCTCGTGACCGAGGCGTCGCCGGTGATCGCCGTCTCGACGGGCAGCGACGACGACAAGACTCGAACCAACGCGATCGAGGCCCAGTCCCGCGGTGCGCCGATCGTCGCCGTCGGGCCGGACGACCACCCGCTCGTCGACGTCGCCGACGCCCACCTGTCGGTTCCCGAGACCCACCCCGTCTGGGCGGGCCTGCTCGCAAACGTCCAGTTGCAGTTGCTCTCCTACCACGCCGCGAAACTGCTCGATCGACCGATCGACAAACCGCGCAACCTCGCGAAGAGCGTGACGGTCGAATGA
- the msrB gene encoding peptide-methionine (R)-S-oxide reductase MsrB — MTDQLSDDERSERDDDWRDRLDDDQYRVLRECGTEPRGSSELLNVDGDGVFRCAGCGQELFTTDEKFGSGSGWPSFWDPADDDAVETKIDRSHGMVRTEVVCSNCDGHLGHVFDDGPEPTGKRYCINGVALEFETDE, encoded by the coding sequence ATGACAGACCAACTGTCCGACGACGAGCGATCGGAGCGGGACGACGACTGGCGGGACCGACTGGACGACGACCAGTACCGCGTCCTGCGGGAGTGTGGCACCGAACCCCGCGGTTCCTCCGAGCTGCTGAACGTCGACGGAGATGGCGTCTTCCGCTGTGCCGGTTGCGGCCAGGAACTGTTCACGACGGACGAGAAGTTCGGCTCCGGATCCGGGTGGCCGAGTTTCTGGGATCCGGCCGACGACGACGCCGTCGAGACGAAGATCGACCGGAGCCACGGCATGGTCCGCACGGAGGTCGTCTGCAGCAACTGCGACGGCCACCTCGGGCACGTCTTCGATGACGGTCCGGAGCCGACCGGCAAACGGTACTGCATCAACGGCGTCGCGCTCGAGTTCGAGACCGACGAGTGA
- a CDS encoding J domain-containing protein produces MESHYEVLGLSPDAEEAAVRRAYRELLTDHHPDQGGSRERFLRIKTAYEELVDERAPAAHETDGGAVPAGDIEPPDGRRAGPTYDPADRDPPGDHALTVSGHYLTLSLSGLVHDLDLDRLVDGQVNVATERTVAFFEVHNTSSRTLHWDGNANASFVGDDGFLYEGSSIVAPHADRLPRRWCGTDVDLRPGRGLSAVVIATDIPADVTVREVIYTQHVPDSDGTGVEDTERYLFEIEPLVRERLDRLPFDR; encoded by the coding sequence ATGGAGAGCCACTACGAGGTCCTCGGGCTCTCGCCGGACGCCGAGGAGGCGGCGGTCCGGCGAGCCTACCGGGAGCTACTGACGGACCATCATCCCGACCAGGGTGGCTCTCGCGAACGGTTTCTGCGGATCAAGACCGCCTACGAGGAACTCGTGGACGAGCGTGCACCGGCCGCCCACGAGACCGACGGCGGTGCTGTTCCGGCAGGGGACATCGAACCGCCGGACGGTCGACGGGCGGGGCCGACCTACGACCCGGCCGACCGCGACCCGCCCGGAGATCACGCACTGACCGTCAGCGGCCACTATCTCACGCTTTCCCTGTCGGGACTGGTCCACGACCTCGACCTCGATCGGCTCGTCGACGGCCAGGTCAACGTGGCGACCGAACGGACCGTCGCGTTCTTCGAGGTCCACAACACGAGTTCCCGAACGCTCCACTGGGACGGGAACGCGAACGCCAGTTTCGTCGGCGACGACGGCTTCCTCTACGAGGGCTCGAGCATCGTCGCCCCGCACGCCGATCGACTCCCGCGACGATGGTGCGGCACCGACGTCGACCTCCGACCCGGCCGCGGACTCAGTGCGGTCGTGATCGCGACGGACATCCCCGCGGACGTGACGGTCAGAGAGGTCATCTACACCCAGCACGTCCCCGATTCGGACGGGACCGGCGTCGAGGACACGGAGCGTTACCTCTTCGAGATCGAACCCCTCGTCCGCGAACGGCTCGATCGACTGCCGTTCGACCGGTGA
- a CDS encoding DUF420 domain-containing protein translates to MATADARRRLRERPIGVTLLLTIVGYGLVVGTFVLDVPFYPDLTNEQVHVLSHAIAIINASATVLLVAGWRWIRAGEIEKHRFAMTGAFGLILLFLVVYLLRVGGGGEKYFVGPDLVYYAYLIMLAIHIVLSIVAVPVVLYALILGLTHTPAELRDTAHARVGRIAAGSWILSLVLGVVTYVLLNHAFDYTFTPTFLLPF, encoded by the coding sequence ATGGCAACCGCGGACGCGAGACGACGCCTTCGAGAGCGCCCGATCGGCGTAACGCTCCTGTTGACGATCGTCGGCTACGGACTCGTCGTCGGGACGTTCGTCCTCGACGTCCCGTTCTATCCCGATCTCACGAACGAGCAGGTGCACGTCCTCTCGCACGCGATCGCGATCATCAACGCGTCGGCGACGGTGTTGCTCGTCGCCGGCTGGCGCTGGATCCGTGCGGGCGAGATCGAGAAACACCGCTTCGCGATGACCGGCGCGTTCGGGCTGATCCTGCTGTTCCTGGTCGTCTACCTGCTCCGGGTCGGCGGGGGTGGCGAGAAGTACTTCGTCGGGCCCGATCTCGTCTACTACGCCTACCTGATCATGCTGGCGATCCACATCGTCCTCTCGATCGTGGCCGTGCCGGTAGTCCTCTACGCGCTGATCCTCGGGCTGACCCACACGCCGGCAGAACTGCGGGACACCGCCCACGCGAGGGTCGGCCGGATCGCCGCCGGCTCGTGGATCCTGAGTCTCGTCCTCGGGGTCGTCACCTACGTGTTACTCAACCACGCCTTCGACTACACG
- a CDS encoding leucine--tRNA ligase: protein MTSHYDHAQVQEFWQYVWERDDVYELDDDAVDPTYVLGMFPYTSGELHMGHIRNYAITDAYARYRRMQGDDVLHPMGWDAFGLPAENAAYERASDPESWTQACIRRMREELETMGFGYDWSREITTCEPDYYRWNQWLFKRLYEEGLVEYEAATVNWCPDCETVLADAQVEVREAERSEASERASDEAASREAERSEASERASDEAASREAERSEASERASGNDRVCWRCETPVGRRELDQWFFTITDYAEELYEGLDDLAEWPDGVREIQRNWIGRQEGARLTFDVEPIGDDGRGNGTTAVDVFSTRPETVFGATYVAVSPGHDLARELAEADDAVADYVATVRERGPDEVGFDGVETDARAVNPLTGEELPVYVAGYVLDDVGTGAVMGVPAHNDRDHAFAREHGLPIESVLVPEAADDVPDPDLDLESAAYTGEGRLSIPDQPAYDGLESATVREQLPDEHDAIEDDVTYRLRDWLISRQRYWGTPIPVVHCDDCGHVLVPDEDLPVELPEFVRTTGNPLEEHDTFRETTCPECGGPARRETDTMDTFVDSSWYFLRFLSPDLDDAPFDVDRAAEWLPVDVYVGGDEHAVLHLLYIRFFTRALADIGLLDRREPVEKLVSQGTVLYDGEKMSSSKGNVVTPQEYGAETTRLFLLSAAHPEQDFEWTANDVRGAYDLQQTVHRMVTEFVTEDETRVERRDHDDYLAAEIDRTIAAVTDEYERFRFHRAATEIRELARLLRRYREFDRPHEATYRRGLLTLAALLAPMAPHLGEELWNKLRGDGLVVEADWPDPDRDVTAYERERRLIETTVDDVRDIVDVAAIDDPERIELVVAPDWKYRVAALRAADESEERASIVDRAVDEAVPVDRETVASFLADLDPEAGQQLPRDRERSLLERATWLVTDEFDADVAVRTATPGSESAAKARPGKPAIHIS, encoded by the coding sequence ATGACCAGTCATTACGACCACGCGCAAGTGCAGGAGTTCTGGCAGTACGTCTGGGAGCGCGACGACGTCTACGAACTGGACGACGACGCGGTGGATCCGACCTACGTCCTCGGAATGTTCCCCTACACCTCCGGGGAACTCCACATGGGCCACATCCGGAACTACGCGATCACGGACGCCTACGCCCGCTACCGACGGATGCAGGGCGACGACGTCCTCCATCCGATGGGCTGGGACGCGTTCGGCCTCCCGGCGGAGAACGCCGCCTACGAGCGGGCGAGCGATCCGGAATCCTGGACGCAGGCATGTATCCGCCGGATGCGCGAGGAACTCGAGACGATGGGCTTTGGCTACGACTGGTCCCGGGAGATAACCACCTGCGAGCCAGACTACTACCGCTGGAACCAGTGGCTGTTCAAGCGCCTCTACGAGGAGGGACTCGTCGAGTACGAGGCCGCGACGGTCAACTGGTGTCCGGACTGCGAGACCGTGCTGGCCGACGCACAGGTCGAGGTCCGCGAGGCCGAACGTAGTGAGGCCTCGGAACGAGCGAGCGACGAGGCCGCGAGCCGCGAGGCCGAACGTAGTGAGGCCTCGGAACGAGCGAGCGACGAGGCCGCGAGCCGCGAGGCCGAACGTAGTGAGGCCTCGGAACGAGCGAGCGGCAACGATCGGGTCTGCTGGCGGTGTGAGACCCCAGTCGGTCGCCGGGAACTCGACCAGTGGTTCTTCACGATCACCGATTACGCCGAGGAACTGTACGAGGGCCTCGACGATCTCGCGGAGTGGCCCGACGGCGTCCGGGAGATCCAGCGCAACTGGATCGGCCGGCAGGAAGGCGCGCGACTCACGTTCGACGTCGAACCGATCGGCGACGACGGCCGCGGAAACGGGACTACCGCGGTCGACGTGTTCAGTACCCGCCCCGAGACGGTCTTCGGGGCGACCTACGTCGCCGTCTCGCCGGGTCACGACCTCGCGCGGGAACTGGCCGAAGCCGACGACGCGGTCGCGGACTACGTGGCAACGGTCCGCGAGCGAGGGCCGGACGAGGTCGGCTTCGACGGCGTCGAAACGGACGCGCGTGCGGTGAACCCGCTGACCGGCGAGGAACTGCCGGTGTACGTCGCGGGCTACGTCCTCGACGACGTCGGGACCGGCGCAGTGATGGGTGTCCCCGCGCACAACGATCGCGACCACGCGTTCGCCCGCGAACACGGCCTGCCGATCGAGTCGGTCCTCGTCCCCGAGGCGGCCGACGATGTCCCGGACCCGGACCTCGACCTCGAGTCGGCGGCGTACACGGGCGAGGGACGGCTCTCGATCCCGGATCAGCCGGCGTACGACGGACTCGAGAGTGCCACCGTCCGGGAGCAACTGCCCGACGAGCACGACGCGATCGAGGACGACGTCACCTACCGGCTGCGGGACTGGCTGATCTCCCGTCAGCGCTACTGGGGGACGCCGATCCCGGTCGTCCACTGTGACGACTGTGGTCACGTCCTCGTGCCGGACGAGGATCTCCCCGTGGAACTGCCGGAGTTCGTCCGGACGACGGGGAACCCGCTCGAGGAACACGACACCTTCCGCGAGACGACCTGCCCGGAGTGTGGCGGACCTGCCCGCCGCGAGACGGACACGATGGACACCTTCGTCGACTCCTCGTGGTACTTCCTGCGATTCCTCTCGCCGGACCTCGACGACGCGCCGTTCGACGTCGATCGGGCCGCCGAGTGGCTCCCGGTCGACGTCTACGTCGGCGGCGACGAACACGCCGTGCTCCACCTGCTGTACATTCGCTTCTTCACTCGGGCGCTGGCCGACATCGGCCTGCTCGACCGGCGCGAACCCGTCGAGAAACTCGTCAGTCAGGGAACGGTGCTGTACGACGGCGAGAAGATGTCCAGTTCGAAAGGGAACGTCGTCACGCCACAGGAGTACGGCGCGGAGACGACGCGGCTGTTCCTCCTCTCGGCGGCCCATCCGGAACAGGACTTCGAGTGGACCGCGAACGACGTACGCGGGGCCTACGACCTCCAGCAGACCGTCCATCGGATGGTGACCGAATTCGTCACGGAGGACGAGACCCGCGTCGAACGGCGCGACCACGACGACTACCTCGCCGCCGAGATCGATCGGACGATCGCCGCGGTGACCGACGAGTACGAGCGGTTCCGGTTCCACCGTGCGGCGACGGAGATCCGGGAACTCGCGCGCCTGCTCCGGCGCTACCGTGAGTTCGATCGGCCCCACGAGGCGACCTACCGGCGGGGTCTGCTGACGCTGGCGGCGCTGCTGGCCCCGATGGCACCACACCTCGGCGAGGAACTCTGGAACAAACTCCGCGGTGACGGACTCGTCGTCGAAGCGGACTGGCCCGACCCCGATCGGGACGTCACCGCCTACGAGCGCGAGCGGCGACTCATCGAAACGACCGTCGACGACGTCCGCGACATCGTCGACGTGGCGGCGATCGACGATCCCGAACGGATCGAACTGGTCGTTGCGCCGGACTGGAAGTACCGGGTCGCGGCGCTCCGGGCCGCGGACGAGTCCGAGGAGCGCGCGTCGATCGTCGATCGGGCCGTCGACGAGGCGGTTCCCGTGGATCGGGAGACCGTCGCGTCGTTCCTCGCAGACCTGGACCCGGAGGCCGGCCAGCAACTCCCTCGCGATCGGGAGCGCTCTCTCCTGGAACGGGCGACGTGGCTCGTAACCGACGAGTTCGACGCGGACGTGGCCGTCCGGACGGCCACGCCGGGTTCGGAGTCAGCCGCGAAAGCCCGCCCCGGAAAGCCCGCCATACACATCTCCTGA
- a CDS encoding HalOD1 output domain-containing protein, with translation MEGGGDGVDTTVQRPPSQAVVEAVATVKGVQPEELGPPEYESLHEVVDPDALDAIFADRPGNASRPGGSVSFTYCGHRITVEECGSVTIDETVVD, from the coding sequence ATGGAGGGGGGCGGTGACGGCGTCGATACGACGGTTCAGCGGCCGCCGAGCCAGGCGGTCGTCGAGGCAGTTGCAACTGTAAAGGGAGTTCAACCGGAGGAACTCGGGCCGCCGGAGTACGAGTCGCTCCACGAGGTCGTCGACCCCGACGCGCTCGACGCGATCTTTGCCGATCGGCCCGGGAACGCGTCCCGCCCCGGCGGTTCCGTCTCGTTCACGTACTGCGGCCACAGGATCACCGTCGAGGAGTGCGGGTCGGTGACGATCGACGAGACGGTCGTCGACTGA